One segment of Flammeovirga agarivorans DNA contains the following:
- a CDS encoding TetR/AcrR family transcriptional regulator, which produces MNATKQKILTQSLSLFNEKGISNVSLRAIADKAGISVGNLQYHFKKREDIVEGLYFQLVEKIDGISLTLSEDILKSFFSLAEQVMTIFFEYHFFLLDFTTVTRGNQKIKLHYATLSKRREIEFLKVIDVMIEQGLFRKEMLENEYQNLFKRTEVISNFWFSSLLIQADTLTEDAINEYTLMINQSIYPYLTKKGKEEYNRLMDS; this is translated from the coding sequence ATGAATGCTACCAAACAAAAGATATTAACTCAATCCCTTTCACTTTTTAATGAGAAGGGCATCTCCAATGTTTCTTTAAGAGCGATTGCAGATAAAGCGGGCATCAGTGTAGGCAATCTTCAGTATCACTTTAAGAAAAGAGAAGATATTGTAGAAGGATTGTACTTCCAATTGGTCGAGAAGATCGATGGTATATCACTTACTCTATCAGAAGATATATTGAAATCCTTCTTTTCTCTTGCTGAACAGGTAATGACTATCTTCTTTGAATATCATTTTTTTCTTTTAGATTTCACCACTGTAACAAGAGGGAATCAGAAGATAAAATTACATTATGCCACTCTTTCAAAAAGAAGAGAAATAGAGTTTTTAAAGGTTATAGATGTAATGATTGAACAGGGTTTATTTAGAAAGGAGATGTTAGAAAATGAGTATCAAAATTTATTTAAAAGGACGGAGGTGATCAGTAATTTTTGGTTCTCTTCATTACTAATCCAAGCAGATACGCTTACAGAAGATGCAATCAATGAATATACATTAATGATAAATCAGAGTATTTATCCTTACCTCACCAAGAAGGGGAAAGAAGAATACAATAGGTTGATGGATAGCTGA
- a CDS encoding FAD-dependent monooxygenase, with the protein MTIDIIGAGIGGLTTAIALEKKGFNVRVFEQAETLKPLGAGIILANNAMQVFEHLGLRKAIEKEGNPISSMKITHPNLSPLSKVDLTFFEKKHLVKNIAIHRGQLQTILMNALERTEVYLHHKTKGIAPLENGYQITFENGKRIQSQLIIGADGIHSSIRTQLFPESKTRQAKQICWRGVTDFKLSTRYQHELNEAWSTSSRFGFVQIAENKVYWYALKSYNKDGIAPQFDDFKKNLSNYHPIVKEIIGATSTDQINTAEIADLAPINQWYKENVCLIGDAAHATTPNMGQGACQAIEDAYVLSECMEHFEANEAFQHFQQLRLSKAKKVVNTSWMIGKISHFSHPLLILLRNFMMKITASFNRKQTAYIFQIPSV; encoded by the coding sequence ATGACAATAGATATTATCGGTGCCGGAATTGGTGGACTTACCACTGCCATTGCACTAGAGAAAAAAGGATTTAATGTCAGGGTTTTTGAACAAGCAGAGACACTTAAACCTTTAGGAGCAGGAATTATCCTTGCCAATAATGCCATGCAAGTATTTGAACATTTAGGATTAAGAAAAGCCATTGAGAAAGAAGGAAATCCTATATCCTCCATGAAAATTACTCATCCCAATCTTTCTCCCCTCTCGAAAGTAGATCTGACCTTTTTTGAAAAAAAACATCTCGTTAAAAACATTGCCATCCATAGAGGTCAATTACAGACTATTTTAATGAATGCCTTAGAAAGAACAGAAGTTTATCTACATCATAAAACTAAGGGTATAGCACCCCTTGAAAATGGATATCAAATTACTTTTGAAAATGGAAAACGCATACAATCACAGCTAATCATTGGTGCCGACGGAATCCACTCATCTATTAGGACACAGCTATTTCCTGAAAGTAAAACCCGACAAGCCAAGCAAATTTGTTGGAGAGGAGTCACAGACTTTAAGCTATCAACCCGATATCAGCATGAATTAAATGAAGCATGGAGTACTTCGAGTAGGTTTGGATTTGTACAAATTGCTGAAAATAAAGTCTATTGGTATGCACTGAAATCTTATAATAAAGACGGTATTGCACCACAGTTCGATGACTTTAAAAAAAATCTGAGTAACTATCATCCCATCGTCAAAGAAATAATCGGTGCTACTTCTACTGATCAGATAAACACAGCCGAGATTGCTGATTTAGCTCCAATAAATCAATGGTATAAGGAAAATGTATGTTTGATTGGAGATGCCGCCCACGCAACAACACCCAATATGGGACAAGGTGCATGTCAAGCTATAGAAGATGCTTATGTACTTTCGGAATGTATGGAACATTTTGAAGCCAATGAAGCCTTTCAACATTTCCAACAGTTACGTTTATCAAAAGCAAAGAAAGTAGTGAATACAAGTTGGATGATTGGAAAAATATCACATTTCTCCCATCCATTATTGATCTTATTGCGCAATTTTATGATGAAAATA
- a CDS encoding alpha/beta fold hydrolase — protein sequence MIDEKKLSTINLYDRFNAAFVSLITPEMSELNKIRKQNGYSHQPTIEKPFDMPLEFTSINGVKIRMAKSIIDLQEKETVVLLSAFPHSIIAYSTVWEQLKNNYNLFAYDLPGFGASEGKADYMSFKFQGSFLNSFLKHFDIESSHLVGPDVGMPSALTYVIHHKHKIKSLMIGDGPAALPTSEPSVMKKMVHSGFWRTMFVIAGSGALIESAKNLGNVQYVPNKFEISDYKKSHTGKVANNMKWFKKYPDAVKDIDENLKNITIPTKIFWGKHEAILHKENGIRLNQRLPNSELEIFENCGHFVYQDDYKRFIRLIETWVEKHK from the coding sequence ATGATAGACGAAAAAAAATTATCTACAATTAACTTATACGATCGTTTTAACGCTGCTTTTGTGAGCCTTATTACTCCAGAAATGTCTGAGCTAAACAAAATTAGAAAGCAAAACGGTTATTCTCATCAACCAACCATTGAAAAACCTTTTGATATGCCTTTGGAGTTTACCTCAATTAATGGGGTTAAAATTAGAATGGCAAAATCAATTATCGATCTGCAAGAAAAAGAAACTGTTGTTCTCTTATCTGCTTTTCCCCATAGTATCATTGCCTACTCTACAGTTTGGGAACAGCTAAAGAACAACTATAACCTTTTCGCTTATGACTTACCAGGATTTGGAGCAAGTGAGGGGAAAGCAGACTATATGTCCTTTAAGTTTCAAGGATCTTTCTTAAACTCATTTTTAAAACACTTTGATATTGAATCTTCCCATTTAGTCGGACCTGATGTCGGTATGCCCTCCGCTTTAACTTATGTCATCCATCATAAACATAAAATCAAATCATTAATGATTGGTGATGGACCGGCAGCACTGCCTACATCGGAGCCAAGTGTTATGAAAAAAATGGTTCACTCAGGCTTCTGGCGTACGATGTTTGTAATCGCTGGAAGTGGTGCATTAATTGAATCTGCCAAGAACTTAGGCAACGTTCAATACGTCCCCAATAAATTTGAAATTTCAGATTATAAAAAGTCACACACTGGTAAGGTGGCCAACAATATGAAATGGTTTAAAAAATACCCAGATGCGGTAAAGGATATAGACGAGAACTTGAAAAACATCACTATTCCTACTAAAATTTTTTGGGGTAAACATGAAGCCATCTTACATAAAGAAAACGGCATACGACTAAATCAACGATTACCTAATAGTGAACTAGAAATTTTTGAAAATTGTGGGCATTTTGTTTATCAAGATGATTACAAAAGGTTCATCCGATTAATTGAAACTTGGGTAGAGAAACACAAATAA